A window from Oncorhynchus mykiss isolate Arlee chromosome 9, USDA_OmykA_1.1, whole genome shotgun sequence encodes these proteins:
- the ecsit gene encoding evolutionarily conserved signaling intermediate in Toll pathway, mitochondrial isoform X1, with amino-acid sequence MNCARCLLRLQSVGFLAPSVRAAVQHAALLQPATALSQITVHNTRGQALRRFHGSPGCYKSQPVPTDPGEEHEDIIKKDKSLITHDDLFERVAREAKTKATFNRVVDVFSKRDIRRRGHVEFIYAALKKMPEFGVERDLTVYNKLLDVFPKEVFVPRNFIQRMFNHYPRQQECGVQLLEQMENYGIMPNVESKVLIVQIFGNKSHPMRKYQRIMYWFPKFKHANPFPVPLQLPEDPVDLARLSLNRIANDLDAKVTVYQMPCTDISESGEEITFPHVVGIQSPDQMELLAKHNPNRPVFVEGPFPLWLRKICVYYYILRADPLPPEEKVEESYDPERCFDYPLQLDLDLDRDMGDDDSFDVEDVDEGPVFAMCMTSQGDQATLNQWISGLQETNPTLGRVPTLFRLEAGPRELQGVADPGPGYREEGEEEAETDIVVEEEHQRSQGVKQ; translated from the exons ATGAACTGTGCCCGCTGTCTACTACGGCTCCAGAGTGTAGGGTTCCTGGCCCCCTCTGTCAGAGCAGCTGTCCAGCATGCTGCCCTGCTTCAGCCAGCCACAGCACTGTCCCAAATAACAGTACACAACACACGTGGTCAG GCACTCAGGCGTTTCCATGGCAGCCCTGGATGTTATAAGAGCCAGCCTGTACCCACAGACCCTGGTGAAGAGCATGAGGATATAATAAAGAAGGACAAGTCACTGATCACTCACGATGACCTGTTTGAGAGGGTGGCCAGGGAGGCCAAGACTAAGGCTACCTTCAACAGAGTGGTGGATGTCTTCAGTAAGAGGGACATACGGCGTCGGGGTCACGTAGAGTTCATATACGCTGCCTTGAAGAAGATGCCAGAGTTTGGTGTGGAACGGGACCTTACAGTCTACAACAAGCTGTTGGATGTCTTTCCCAAGGAGGTGTTTGTCCCCAGGAATTTTATCCAGCGCATGTTCAACCACTACCCCCGACAGCAGGAGTGTGGGGTGCAACTGCTGGAACAGATGGAGAACTATG GTATCATGCCAAATGTCGAAAGTAAGGTCCTGATCGTCCAGATCTTCGGGAACAAGAGCCACCCAATGAGGAAGTACCAGCGCATCATGTACTGGTTCCCCAAGTTCAAGCACGCCAACCCCTTCCCTGTCCCCCTGCAACTCCCCGAGGATCCTGTAGATCTGGCCCGGCTCAGTCTCAACCGCATCGCCAACGACCTGGACGCTAAGGTCACCGTCTACCAGATGCCCTGTACCGACATCTCTGAGTCAGGAGAGGAGATCACCTTCCCACATGTCGTAG GGATCCAGAGCCCAGACCAGATGGAGCTGCTGGCTAAACATAACCCCAACAGGCCTGTGTTTGTGGAGGGCCCCTTCCCCCTGTGGCTGAGGAAGATCTGTGTCTACTACTACATACTCAGGGCTGACCCACTGCCCCCTGAGGAGAAG GTGGAGGAGTCTTATGACCCTGAGAGGTGTTTCGACTACCCTCTCCAGCTGGACCTGGACTTGGACCGGGACATGGGGGACGACGACAGCTTCGACGTGGAAGACG TGGACGAAGGGCCGGTGTTCGCCATGTGTATGACGAGCCAGGGGGATCAGGCCACCCTGAACCAATGGATCTCAGGCCTGCAGGAGACCAACCCCACCCTGGGCCGCGTCCCTACCCTGTTCCGCCTGGAGGCCGGACCCAGGGAGCTCCAGGGAGTGGCAGACCCAGGACCCGGGTACAGGGAGGAGGGcgaagaggaggcagagacggATATTGTCGTGGAGGAGGAGCATCAGCGTAGCCAGGGAGTGAAGCAGTGA
- the ecsit gene encoding evolutionarily conserved signaling intermediate in Toll pathway, mitochondrial isoform X2 — MLSVWFASGDIFEGSESLWSVNNAHKNISRGPRVKPLGSFPVNHIMALRRFHGSPGCYKSQPVPTDPGEEHEDIIKKDKSLITHDDLFERVAREAKTKATFNRVVDVFSKRDIRRRGHVEFIYAALKKMPEFGVERDLTVYNKLLDVFPKEVFVPRNFIQRMFNHYPRQQECGVQLLEQMENYGIMPNVESKVLIVQIFGNKSHPMRKYQRIMYWFPKFKHANPFPVPLQLPEDPVDLARLSLNRIANDLDAKVTVYQMPCTDISESGEEITFPHVVGIQSPDQMELLAKHNPNRPVFVEGPFPLWLRKICVYYYILRADPLPPEEKVEESYDPERCFDYPLQLDLDLDRDMGDDDSFDVEDVDEGPVFAMCMTSQGDQATLNQWISGLQETNPTLGRVPTLFRLEAGPRELQGVADPGPGYREEGEEEAETDIVVEEEHQRSQGVKQ, encoded by the exons ATGCTCTCAGTTTGGTTCGCTTCGGGGGATATTTTTGAGGGTTCTGAGTCCCTTTGGAGTGTTAACAATGCACACAAAAACATCTCAAGGGGACCAAGGGTGAAACCTTTAGGAAGTTTCCCAGTTAATCACATCATG GCACTCAGGCGTTTCCATGGCAGCCCTGGATGTTATAAGAGCCAGCCTGTACCCACAGACCCTGGTGAAGAGCATGAGGATATAATAAAGAAGGACAAGTCACTGATCACTCACGATGACCTGTTTGAGAGGGTGGCCAGGGAGGCCAAGACTAAGGCTACCTTCAACAGAGTGGTGGATGTCTTCAGTAAGAGGGACATACGGCGTCGGGGTCACGTAGAGTTCATATACGCTGCCTTGAAGAAGATGCCAGAGTTTGGTGTGGAACGGGACCTTACAGTCTACAACAAGCTGTTGGATGTCTTTCCCAAGGAGGTGTTTGTCCCCAGGAATTTTATCCAGCGCATGTTCAACCACTACCCCCGACAGCAGGAGTGTGGGGTGCAACTGCTGGAACAGATGGAGAACTATG GTATCATGCCAAATGTCGAAAGTAAGGTCCTGATCGTCCAGATCTTCGGGAACAAGAGCCACCCAATGAGGAAGTACCAGCGCATCATGTACTGGTTCCCCAAGTTCAAGCACGCCAACCCCTTCCCTGTCCCCCTGCAACTCCCCGAGGATCCTGTAGATCTGGCCCGGCTCAGTCTCAACCGCATCGCCAACGACCTGGACGCTAAGGTCACCGTCTACCAGATGCCCTGTACCGACATCTCTGAGTCAGGAGAGGAGATCACCTTCCCACATGTCGTAG GGATCCAGAGCCCAGACCAGATGGAGCTGCTGGCTAAACATAACCCCAACAGGCCTGTGTTTGTGGAGGGCCCCTTCCCCCTGTGGCTGAGGAAGATCTGTGTCTACTACTACATACTCAGGGCTGACCCACTGCCCCCTGAGGAGAAG GTGGAGGAGTCTTATGACCCTGAGAGGTGTTTCGACTACCCTCTCCAGCTGGACCTGGACTTGGACCGGGACATGGGGGACGACGACAGCTTCGACGTGGAAGACG TGGACGAAGGGCCGGTGTTCGCCATGTGTATGACGAGCCAGGGGGATCAGGCCACCCTGAACCAATGGATCTCAGGCCTGCAGGAGACCAACCCCACCCTGGGCCGCGTCCCTACCCTGTTCCGCCTGGAGGCCGGACCCAGGGAGCTCCAGGGAGTGGCAGACCCAGGACCCGGGTACAGGGAGGAGGGcgaagaggaggcagagacggATATTGTCGTGGAGGAGGAGCATCAGCGTAGCCAGGGAGTGAAGCAGTGA